GCAACGCTAACCTCGTGTACGACAAAGGATGCTGAGTCGCGCGCCGAATACACGAGCAAACCGAAAACAGACCGTCATCACTGCCAGCAaaatgcgcgcacacacacacatacacgcacgtgccCAAACATGAGAGCGCGAAGAGGTGAGTGGCATCACTTCTCTCGCCGACGCGTGTAgaggtgtgtctgtgtgtgtgcgggcgttGATGCAGTTTCGAGCTGAAGCCGTATCTATAtctttctccccccccctaccaccaccaccctccgtGATTTCGtacccctctctctctggtgcTCCTGACGCTGGCAGCCGAcggatgccgccgctgcatAATTCGAGAATCATGTGGGCACTGCGCAGACGCCATTTCCATTGGCCctcacttctctctcttcttcctctccagTGTTTTTCCCCTCACGTTCTGTTGTTGTGCTGTGCTGAGAGATGCGGGCGGGCATCCGCTCAGATATACTTCCTTGTAGTCTGCTTTCGATTCTTCGTTATCATTGTAATTGGGGAACATGCAGGatatgcccccccccttctcctctcccctcccccgctgtGCCCCTCCCCAACGGCCCACGAACGTTCGGTGTACATCATCGGGTTGCGCGGCATGCCAATCCGTGTAGCCGCCTATGCCTATAGCAAGGCGCGCCATGAAGGGTGAAAGGTGGTCCCCTCGCTATTTTCTCGCATGCGGGTGTACTTGTGTCTCTTCCCGTCATTGTGTCGGCGTTCCGAACGCGCACGCGAATGAAATCAGTCCATGCGTATTTGTGCGCGTGGCAAGCGCGCACTCGTCCATCTGCAGGCACACATATGTGCCCAGTCTCTCCGGTTTCCTCGATGATATTGTGCGTGCATGACGACACCAGGGCAAGCTCCACACCTTTCACGCCGTTAATGCAAGCGACTTGGCATCGGCTGCAGCACTATTAACCTCCTCCGTTCATCTCTTCCCCTCACTCTTGGTGTGCATATGTTAGTGGTGGGGTGCACACCACTTTGCTTAGCCATCGGCAAGGTTCGGTAAAGAAAACAGCGCACCTTCGCCGACCCCCTCCTGCTCTCCGCTCTCGGTCTTGGGGCAATAGACGTCTCCCCTGCACATGCATAGCGCCTTCTGTGGCTATGCctccccgtgtgtgtgtgtttggcTGAGTGggagaggacgacgacgtctGCCTCGACACGACCTCGCCTGCTGTCTTCTGTCTTCGTGTTTTTCCCAGTCGCCCCGTGCCTCTTTCGTTCTACGGCACACGACATCGGTGCCCGTGCCTCCCCCGGCCCCTCTTCTTCAATCACTATTCTTACCCGACACTCATCCACGCGGCCTCGCTGCGCCATCAGGGATGGGCGGAGCGGCTAGCCGCGTATGTGCGCGTATCATCACGAACGCACACAAGACGAATTGCGGGAGCGCAGTGCAGTCGTGACTCCGAAAGAAACACGAGAAAGCGCTGGCgtgagcagctccgcctttGTTCTCTTTTCCGTTAAGCGACTCCGCTCAGGGTGCCATGAGCAACGAGCACAAGCGTTCGGCGAAGCTCCTCCGTGTGGTGCAATGGCACATCGCTCTACGCAGCAGTTCAAGCGGTGTGCACCCCTGACAGTCCAGGTCgctccttcccccttcccctcccgcATCCCAGatcctctcctctcgcgcTGCAGAGCTCTCCACCCTCTACCCGTGCGCCCATCGAATTGtatctcccccctcccgccgccGACCCCTCCGTACCAGAAAACAAACGGCGTCGCTAGAGAAGGCGATCACAATACGAACTTCTCTCTTGTCGCATCACAAGAACTCTGGAGCTCGCCTGCTCACCCACTCGGCATCGTTGTGACAGCGAGGTCGGcgccttccccttctccaAGCCATCTCGCCCCTTCTTCTCGCGGCTCCGCTGCCACGGGGTGCGCAGTGTCCATCATGGCGCTTCTTCAGCGTGTGGTGCAGGTCATGCAGGAGGTGGCCCCGCTAAGCCTCGCAGACCACTCGTGGGACAACGTAGGCGTTCTTCTCGAGTCCCCGGCACCCAACAAGAGCAACGCCCTTATGCTCACCATCGACCTCACCCCggaggtgatggaggagTGCCTGGAAAAAAACGTCGAGGTCATTCTCGCCTACCACCCGCCATTCTTCCGCCCTGTGAAGCGCTTGACGCTGCAGGATCCGAAGCAACGAATTATCCTGCAGGCGGCCTCGGCAGGGATGTCGATCTACGCGCCACACACGTCTCTTGACGCTGCCGAGGGCGGCATCAACGACTGGCTTGCCTCCTTGGtcgctggcgacggcgcttACACTGCCAGTCCCATCCAGCCCACCTCCTCGTACGCACCAAAcgcggcggaggcaacgAAGGCGACCGGGATGGGCCGCCTTGTCAAGTtaaaggaggaggtggagttCTGCTCTTTGGTGGGGtcgctgaagcagcagctgggtCTGGCCACAGTGCGAGTGGCGCTGCCAGACTCATGGGAACCGTCTCACAAGGTATCGTCGGTGGCCCTGTGTGCCGGTAGCGGCACCAGTGTGtttcggctgctgcgcctcccaGTGCATGTGTTGCTCTCAGGTGAGATGAGCCACCATGATGTGCtggccgccacggcagctgGGCAGGCGGTTATCCTTTGcgagcacacaaacaccgaGCGTGGCTTCCTTAAAGCGGTGTTGCAACGCACGCTGCAGGCAAAGCTAGAGGGGACTACCGTCCTGGTCTCCGACAAGGACCGCGATCCACTCGCAGCCTGGTAGGCAGATGTGTCGCTGCCCTCTCCATTGCCACACCCGCGGTGCAACCATAaacgctgcagcggcgcgaccCAAAGGACACATATCACGGAGGATGCTACCGAGTGTGCTTTGATTCACCTGCGTACCCGTGTTGCCcttgtgcatgtgtgtgtgtgtgtaggtggggggaggctgCAATCGGCAAGGTCACGGAGAAAAGTAGGAGACCATAGCAACCTGTATTGCTCTGCAAGACGAGAGACGTACACCAGTCTCAAATCAAACTATGAGGCGGTCGATGTTCTCGTGCAGGCCCCCAGTATGTCAAGCGCGCGAGCGCATACACcactgcgtgcgtgcgtggcacACAGTAGAGAATCTCCACGATGTGCGACTCGTGTTTTGCCTGTGGTTCGGCTTCACTGCCGAGAGGAGCCAccgcccttccccccccccgctgctgcgcaatgTCTTTAAGCCATGACACACTTCTCTTCCACGCCTCACCCTTACGCATGTGCGCTGAGcggtgcctctcctcctgtCTTTTGTGTTCGCCCCTCACGTGGACGTTTCGTGTTCTCCGGCGGCGGAAGATGTGAGAGCAACCGAGTGGtcccttcttcttcctcgcACCCTCCTACCCACGTTCGCACAGACTGCCATCCCCCTCGGCTCCCCTTCCCTGCGCTTGTGCATCGCTAATCCCATATTCGGCCCTGCCCCCGCTCACTGATCGCGTCGGCCGCTTTTTGAAGTTTTGTCGGGGCGCATTTCTGCCGCGCACACCTGCTCGTTGCCTgcacgccggcaccgcctctgGCCTCGCCTCCGCTTTCCCTGCGTGACGTCCTGCTGCACATctgcaaacacacacaacccaGGAAAGGGATGATGAACACGTCGCTGTTGGTGCAGGATGTGGATGAGATCCAAAGCGCTGTGGATCGATGGTATCGCCAGTCGTCGTCCAATCTGCAAGCGAGCCATGCTGCGTTcactgc
The sequence above is drawn from the Leishmania mexicana MHOM/GT/2001/U1103 complete genome, chromosome 11 genome and encodes:
- a CDS encoding NGG1 interacting factor 3-like protein, with the translated sequence MALLQRVVQVMQEVAPLSLADHSWDNVGVLLESPAPNKSNALMLTIDLTPEVMEECLEKNVEVILAYHPPFFRPVKRLTLQDPKQRIILQAASAGMSIYAPHTSLDAAEGGINDWLASLVAGDGAYTASPIQPTSSYAPNAAEATKATGMGRLVKLKEEVEFCSLVGSLKQQLGLATVRVALPDSWEPSHKVSSVALCAGSGTSVFRLLRLPVHVLLSGEMSHHDVLAATAAGQAVILCEHTNTERGFLKAVLQRTLQAKLEGTTVLVSDKDRDPLAAW